In Neorhodopirellula lusitana, the following are encoded in one genomic region:
- a CDS encoding glycoside hydrolase family 3 N-terminal domain-containing protein, protein MRNFKLQMIIAGLMLVCGQTLADGIYHDGWIDRNKNGKQDPYENPELSVEERVADLLGQMNMDEKTAQMGTIYGFKRVLKDPRPTEKWKTQVWKDGIGNIDEHCNGVKHFDENVELQNHCDVLNEIQRWFIEETRLGIPVDFTNEGIRGVCHSNASNFPTQLGVGATWDKNLVRRIGEITAAEGKALGYSNIYSPILDVVRDPRWGRTVECYGESPFHVGELGKQQCLGIQSKGVGSTVKHFATYSTPNGGRDGKGRTDPQIPQRDMHEILMQPFEKVIKEAKPWGAMSSYNTYDGVPVTGSSYFLTDLLRGEYGFNGYVVSDSGAVDRLKSQHKTAKDWETAIVHAVTAGLNVRTNFQGTEKFVLPLRKVIKDGRISEEIIDSRVADVLRVKFELGLFDDLFADREKVTEIVHNSEHEATTLEAARKAMVLLKNDGTLPLDSEAFANVLVTGPLADDPLPMISRYGPGRSDVITPLAGIKAFLGDKANVTHAKGCHYFDKLFPASDVVRSDPDEEAQAGIDEAVKLAMESDLIIACVGDTHDTVGESKTRLSLDLPGHQDLLVQELAKTGKPVIVVLMPGRATSINWIEQNIPGVLCAWHGGEKVGQAIAETLFGANNPGGKLPITFPKSVGQIPLAFPARNGAHGGQSKGHDPNGWGTSRVRGPLYPLGHGLSYTTFDYENLKIEPAAPTVDDKITITCDVTNTGDRDGDNVIQLYIRDVLGTITPYSKILRGFERVAIPAGEKKTVTFELDPSRDLKVMGPGHKWIVEPGDFDVMIAESSGEEAIKQQGSFTLK, encoded by the coding sequence ATGCGAAATTTTAAACTGCAAATGATCATTGCAGGCCTGATGCTGGTTTGCGGCCAAACTTTGGCGGATGGAATCTATCACGATGGCTGGATCGATCGAAACAAAAACGGCAAGCAAGATCCCTACGAGAATCCCGAGCTTTCTGTCGAAGAAAGAGTGGCCGATCTGCTTGGGCAGATGAACATGGACGAAAAGACGGCTCAGATGGGCACGATCTACGGGTTCAAGCGAGTCCTGAAAGATCCTCGTCCGACCGAAAAGTGGAAAACTCAAGTTTGGAAAGATGGCATAGGAAACATCGACGAACACTGCAACGGTGTGAAGCACTTCGACGAGAACGTTGAGCTTCAAAATCATTGCGATGTCTTGAACGAGATCCAGCGATGGTTCATCGAGGAAACGCGGTTGGGAATCCCAGTCGATTTTACCAACGAAGGTATTCGCGGTGTCTGCCACAGCAACGCCAGCAACTTTCCGACTCAGCTTGGCGTGGGAGCGACGTGGGACAAGAATCTAGTTCGACGTATCGGAGAAATTACGGCGGCCGAAGGCAAGGCTTTGGGGTACTCCAATATCTACTCGCCAATTCTGGACGTGGTACGTGATCCTCGTTGGGGCCGAACGGTCGAATGCTACGGCGAGTCTCCATTCCATGTCGGCGAATTGGGGAAGCAACAATGTCTTGGTATTCAATCCAAAGGCGTCGGGTCGACCGTGAAGCACTTTGCAACCTACAGCACTCCCAATGGAGGCCGTGACGGGAAGGGGCGAACCGATCCGCAGATTCCTCAAAGGGACATGCACGAAATTTTGATGCAACCCTTTGAAAAGGTCATCAAAGAAGCAAAGCCGTGGGGAGCGATGAGCTCGTACAACACATACGATGGCGTGCCGGTGACGGGCAGTTCATATTTTCTGACCGATCTGTTGCGGGGTGAATATGGGTTCAACGGCTACGTCGTGTCAGACAGTGGCGCGGTTGATCGCCTGAAGTCGCAGCACAAAACGGCCAAAGACTGGGAGACCGCGATCGTCCACGCCGTGACGGCAGGCTTGAATGTTCGGACCAATTTTCAAGGAACCGAAAAGTTCGTATTGCCGCTTCGAAAGGTGATCAAAGACGGCCGCATTTCCGAAGAGATCATCGACTCGCGTGTGGCGGATGTTTTGCGAGTGAAGTTTGAACTGGGATTGTTCGATGATCTGTTTGCCGATCGCGAAAAGGTCACTGAAATCGTTCATAACTCGGAACATGAAGCGACTACGCTTGAGGCGGCTCGCAAGGCAATGGTGCTACTGAAGAACGATGGCACGCTGCCGCTTGATTCGGAAGCCTTTGCGAATGTGTTGGTGACTGGCCCGTTGGCCGATGATCCGTTGCCGATGATCAGTCGCTATGGGCCTGGTCGGTCTGACGTGATCACACCACTGGCTGGGATCAAGGCGTTTTTGGGTGACAAGGCGAACGTGACTCATGCCAAAGGCTGTCACTACTTTGACAAGCTGTTCCCCGCGTCTGATGTTGTTCGTAGTGATCCCGACGAAGAGGCTCAAGCCGGAATCGACGAAGCCGTTAAGCTGGCCATGGAATCGGACTTGATCATCGCCTGCGTCGGGGATACGCACGATACCGTCGGTGAATCGAAGACGCGATTGAGCCTTGATCTTCCCGGTCATCAAGATTTGTTGGTGCAGGAACTTGCGAAAACGGGGAAACCGGTGATCGTTGTCTTGATGCCAGGGCGAGCGACCTCGATTAATTGGATTGAGCAGAACATTCCGGGCGTCTTGTGTGCGTGGCACGGCGGCGAGAAAGTAGGTCAGGCAATCGCTGAGACGCTGTTTGGAGCCAACAATCCGGGCGGCAAGCTGCCGATAACGTTCCCTAAAAGCGTCGGCCAAATACCGCTGGCTTTCCCGGCTCGAAATGGTGCACATGGCGGCCAGAGCAAAGGGCACGATCCGAACGGCTGGGGGACATCGCGTGTCCGTGGCCCGCTTTATCCGCTGGGGCATGGTCTGAGCTACACGACGTTCGACTATGAAAATCTTAAGATTGAACCCGCGGCTCCGACTGTCGATGACAAGATTACGATTACATGCGACGTGACCAACACGGGCGACCGCGACGGCGACAACGTCATTCAGCTTTACATTCGTGATGTGCTCGGAACGATTACGCCTTACTCAAAAATCCTGCGTGGCTTTGAACGTGTTGCGATTCCAGCGGGTGAAAAGAAGACAGTGACGTTCGAACTTGATCCGTCGCGTGATCTCAAAGTAATGGGCCCCGGTCATAAGTGGATCGTCGAACCGGGTGACTTTGACGTGATGATCGCCGAATCATCCGGTGAGGAAGCGATCAAACAACAAGGAAGCTTCACGCTGAAGTAG